In Psychrobacter immobilis, a single genomic region encodes these proteins:
- a CDS encoding YheV family putative zinc ribbon protein gives MRYQSTRPKRQFLSGVRCPKCQAMDAVVQINVVTPEPDEYIECTLCGHSEHRPDPDAISAKNHAEDQLIRDAMATGTSGTVKFKP, from the coding sequence ATGCGCTATCAATCAACGCGACCAAAGCGGCAGTTTTTATCTGGTGTTCGCTGCCCTAAGTGTCAAGCGATGGATGCGGTGGTACAAATCAACGTCGTCACTCCAGAACCTGATGAGTATATTGAATGCACATTATGTGGACATAGCGAACATCGCCCTGACCCTGATGCCATCAGTGCCAAAAACCATGCTGAAGATCAGCTTATACGTGATGCTATGGCTACTGGTACCAGCGGCACAGTAAAATTCAAACCTTAA